One Candidatus Poribacteria bacterium genomic window, ACGCAAACCTCCGAAATCGCAAACGGGAGCCCTATCCCGACTGTCCTTCTACTATACAACCGCACAACGTCCGATATTCAGGAAATTGTCTCACAAGTTCAGCCGTTTGCCGTGCAACTCCTTGGGCAGGAGCCACCGCAACAGGTGGAAGAGCTTAAAAACACCGTGGCATGTCAGCTCTGGAAGTCTGTCTATCTGCCTGCGGGAAGCCCGGAAAATGTAGATATGCCTACTGTCCGAACGGAGATGCAGGCTTATCAAGAGGCTGGTGCCGATTTCCTACTCTTTGATAGTGTTGATATAAGTCTGGAAAAACCCCGATACGGTGGCACAGGGAAAACTTGCGATTGGAATGTCGCTGCTGAGCTTATTGCGGAAAGCCCGCTGCCGGTCTTTTTCGCCGGTGGTATCCGTCCAGAAAATGTTAAAGCCGCCATTGAGACAATCCGTCCACACGGGATTGACCTCTGTTCCGGCGTTGAGGCATCAAAGGGTATCAAGGATCCACGTAAACTCGAACAACTGATGGAACAGGTTAATCAAGCAAATTAAAAAGGAGCCTTTTATGAAGAACTGTCTTGTCTACCATGCACAGATGTTCAATAATCTATTTCGGTTAACCACTGTTGTAGTCCTAATTTGTATGTTATCTTTTGTGAGTTTCTCGACTGCCTTCGCTGATGCGCATGAAACTGAAGGTGAGGCAATGGAAGAAAAACCCAAAATTACCGGATGGTTTCAAATTGATGTTGATAGTTTGGGTACCTATTTCTTGGTTGGTGCGAGTCATCCGCTCAGTGGTGGCATTTCATTTGATTCTAATATCTATGTTAATGATCATTTGGGCGAGTTTGATATGGGGATTTCATTCCCTGTGATCGCGAATGATAGCATGGCACTGTTGCTAACACCGATGCTCGGCGTTGGGTTCAACT contains:
- a CDS encoding phosphoribosylanthranilate isomerase, with translation MQRSKFNTPESRCSVKICGITSIHDARLAADAGANYVGMLVDVAVSERTRSTTQTSEIANGSPIPTVLLLYNRTTSDIQEIVSQVQPFAVQLLGQEPPQQVEELKNTVACQLWKSVYLPAGSPENVDMPTVRTEMQAYQEAGADFLLFDSVDISLEKPRYGGTGKTCDWNVAAELIAESPLPVFFAGGIRPENVKAAIETIRPHGIDLCSGVEASKGIKDPRKLEQLMEQVNQAN